The DNA window ATATCTGCCATGACTCCCGTCAATTGACGGTTCATTTCTTCAGGATATGGCGAGTATTTGTTATGCGTACGCAAGCCAGCTTCCACATGTCCCACCGCTACCTGGTTGTAAAAAGCAGCTAGGCTCGCAGCGAATGTTGTCGTCGTATCACCATGCACCAAAACAATATCTGGCTTTGCTTCTTTCATTACCGCATCGAGTCCTTGCATTGCTCGCATTGTTACGTCGGTCAATGTTTGGCGATCTTTCATGATATTTAAGTCAAAGTCAGGTGTGATTTTAAATGTTTCTAGTACTTGATCCAACATTTCTCTGTGCTGTGCCGTTACCGTTACAAGTGGTTCAATGGTTTCTGGATGTTTTTGAAGTTCTAAAACAAGCGGCGCCATTTTAATCGCTTCTGGTCGCGTACCAAATATCGTCATTACTTTCCATTTTTTCGTCAAGCTGATTTACCTCGCTCTCTTATTTTGTTCCAAATAAGCGGTCGCCAGCGTCTCCAAGACCTGGGACAATATATCCTTTTTCGTTAAGTTTTTCATCTAATGCCGCGATGAAAATGTCTACATCCGGATGCGCTTCTTGTAAAGCTTCTACACCTTCAGGAGCTGCAATAATACACATAAAGCGAATTTTAACAGCGCCTCGTTTTTTCATCGAATTGACTGCTTCAATCGCTGATCCGCCAGTAGCGAGCATTGGGTCAACAACGATAAATTCACGTTCTTGAACATCGGAAGGCAATTTCAAGTAATATTCCACTGGTTGTAATGTAACCGGATCACGATACAAACCAATATGGCCGACTTTTGCCGCTGGAATCAATTTTAAGATTCCATCTACCATACCAATTCCTGCGCGCAAAATAGGGACTACGCCTAATTTCTTTCCTGCAAGAACATTTGACTTTGCCATTTGAACCGGTGTTTCCACATCAATTTCTTCTAAGGGCAAATCGCGCGTGATTTCAAATGCCATCAATGTAGCAATTTCATCCACCAATTCACGGAATTCTTTTGTCCCTGTCGACTTATCACGGATGTGCGTCACTTTATGTTGGATCAATGGATGATCAAAAACATATACTTTTCCCACGGCCTATCTCTCCTTTTCAAACATTATCTTAAATAGTATAACAGAAAATCTTTCGTTCAAGTTGTCAGATTCTGCTTTGGCATTATTCAGTTATTTCCGCCTATACAAATATTCTCAAAAAAAAACCAGAGAATAAATCTCTGGTTTTAAGATTAAGGATTATATTTTTTTCATTTTAAAGGAGATAAGCTTCGTCAAGAGACATTGGTTTGTAAAACAAATACCCTTGCCCTACTTTACACCCTAGACTCAATAAAATTCTTCGTTCTTTTTCTGTTTCTATACCTTCCGCAACGGCATGCATATTTAAATTATTCGCAAGTTGAATGATTGTATGGACAATCGCCAACGTTCCTGCTTCGTCCATATTTGAAACAAAAGAACGGTCTATCTTCAATTCTTCTATAGGTAACTTCTGAAGATAACTGAGTGATGAATAGCCTGTTCCAAAATCATCAATCGCAGTTGTAAATCCAAAGTATTTCAAGTTCTTAAAAATTTTATTAGCTGTCTCAATATCAACAAAGCCGATACGTTCTGTAATTTCCAATCGAATCCATTTTGGATCTATGCCATACATAGAAGTCATGTTCATTAAGTTTCTAACAAATGAATGATGGAAAAAATGTTCAGCTGATATATTGATGGCTACTTGTCTTAGCTTTAATCCTTGATCCGCTCTTTTTTTCATCCACCCTAGCACTTGCTCTAAAATACTTTTTTCTACCAAACGTATTTTGCCATTTTTTTCAGCAGCCGGTATAAAAATATCAGGGGGAATCACACCTAAATCTGGAGATGTCCAACGTGCCAAAGCTTCAAAACTCAAAATTTCGCCAGTTTCTAAATCAACTTTAGGTTGCAAGTGAACAGCGATTTCATTGCGGTTTAATGCTACTGTTAACTCGTTGGCAACTCGCAAGTCTCTCATCAAAAACTCATCCAGTTCACTTTCAAAATAACAAATTGCCTCGCCGGTCCGTAGCTTTGCTTGTGATAAAGCACTATCCGAGCAGCGGATTAACTCTTCTGAATCTTTTTGGTGTGGCATTACGATAGCGACACCAATTTTCAAGGTTAAGAACAATTCCATGTCCCCAACTTTGATGGGATCAGTAAACCCATGCATCAGTTGTTCCAAGTAGTCTGGTATTTTAGTAAACGGAGTTATGCTGTACATCGATAATGTAGAATCTGAAAATCGAGCAATCAAGTTTTCTGAGACATTTTGATGCAACATTAATCGTCTGCCAATTTCGGTCATGAGTGTATCTCCTGCACGGTGCCCGTATTGATCGACTACTTTTGTATATTCATCTGTTGAAATAAAAGCGACAAAACCTTCTTTGCCAATCTTCAACAATTTATCAATTTCATCTCTAAAATAATTACGGTTAGGTAAGTTCGTATCCCCATCACGATAAGCTAATCTTAATATTTCTTCATGTTGATGTGAGTACTTGATGGCTAAAGACACAATCGAAGCCACACCTTCCATGAATTTCAAATCTTTATCGTATGGAATAGCTGTTGCTGGAAAATAAATACCAAATGTGCCAACCACTTCATCTTCCACACTTAGTATTGGAATAGACCAACTTGAAACTAAGCCATGTTGCTCTACTAATTGTTGATGGTTTCTCCATAAATAATCCGTAGTCATATCCTTAACTACTACCGGCTGACCTCTATGAAATGCAGCTCCACAAGTGCCGATATCTTCCTCTACTTTTAACCCAATAATCTCTTCTTCAAAGCTTTTGGGCATTGATTCGGTAGCACCAATCGTATAAATTCTTTCTTCATTATCGATTAATAACACTGTGCACTTTGCACCGTCAATAAAGAACGATTCACATGTATCACAAATATTTTGAAGGATTGAACTCAACTTATTACCGTTTTCTATTTTTTTGTACGTTTGCTTTTGAAGCTTAACTAAAGCTTCTGTACGCTTTCGTTCAGTAATATCATTTTGAAGCAATAAAGTAAATTTGAGATTTTTTTCTGGAAACGTTAATGGTTGGATTGATAATTCATTCCAAAAAGGTGTTCCGTTTTTGCGGTAATTGATAATTTCAAAAATCCCTGTTTCTCCTTTAGCTATGCAGTCATGTATAGTTGCACCTACTTCTGGAGAAGTTTTTTCTCCGTGAAGAAAACGCCCGTTACGTCCTAACGTCTCTTCTTCACTATAGCCAATCATTTTAAAGAAAGCTTCGTTTGCATAAACAATTGGTTGTTCTTCTATTTCAGAGTTAACGACTAAGAACGATGTATGAAATTTAACACCGAGACGGCGTAGCCACTCTATGATTACATTTTTGTCATTCATTAACTCATGCGTATGCATACGACGCGCCTCCTTTTTTATATGTATATATTATTATAGTCCTCGTTTTTTAGAACTTACTTCTATTATAGTATAAAAATACAGCTGCCAACATTTTTATTTGGCAGCTGTGTGAACTTATTTATATAATGCATGCGCGGCAGTTAATTTTGCAACACGTTCTGCAGCTTCTTTTTTAACATTTTCATCTTCTGGTTTTTTTAGAAGCATTGCCATAATCATAGCAATTTCTTTCATGTCTTCTTCTTTAAAACCACGCGAAGTAACGGCAGCAGTTCCTAAACGGATTCCAGAAGTTACAAATGGGCTTTCCGGATCGAAAGGAATGGTATTTTTGTTTGTTGTAATACCGACTTCATCAAGAACATGTTCTGCCACTTTCCCCGTTAAGTTTAACGAGCGAAGATCAAGCAATAGTAAATGATTGTCTGTGCCGCCAGATACGATATTTACACCTTCTGCAATTAGCGCTTTTGCTAATGCATCAGCATTTTTCACAACTTGTTCAATATAGGTTTTAAATTCTGGCTTTTGCGCTTCACCGAATGCTACAGCTTTTGCTGCAATTACGTGCATAAGTGGGCCGCCTTGAATTCCTGGGAAAATTGTTTTATCGATTTTTTTCGCAAATTCTTCTTTGCAAAGAATTAATCCACCACGTGGTCCACGTAATGTTTTATGCGTAGTCGATGTAACAAAATGAGCATGTGGAACTGGATTAGAGTGAGCACCCGTTGCAACGAGACCAGCGATATGAGCCATATCAACCATCAAGTATGCCCCGATTTCATCAGCGATTTCACGGAATTTAGCAAAATCTAATTGACGCGAATATGCGCTTGCTCCAGCAACGATCATTTTGGGCTTGTGTTCTAATGCCACTTGACGAACTGCCTCGTAATCAATCAATTGCTCTTCTTGAGTCACACCGTACTCAACGAAATTATATTGCATACCACTGAAATTTACTTTGCTACCATGCGTTAAATGCCCGCCATGGTTCAAGTTCATCCCAAGAATCGTATCGCCTTTTTCTAAAACCGCTGTGTAAACTGCCATATTGGCTTGCGATCCAGAATGAGGTTGAACGTTCGCGTGTTCCGCACCGAAAATTTCTTTCAGGCGGTCGCGAGCGATGTTTTCAACAACATCTACATGTTCACAGCCTCCGTAATAACGTTTACCCGGATAGCCTTCTGCATATTTGTTCGTTAACACCGATCCTTGTGCATCCATTACCGCTTGTGAAACAAAGTTTTCAGAAGCGATTAATTCGATATTGGCTTCTTGTCTTTCTTTCTCTGCATTCATCGCTTCATATACTGCTGGGTCTTGCGCCTTAATCAATTCCATCCGTATATCCCTCCCGTGATTGAACAAGCTCACGATTATAGCGTGCACGTTCACCACCAATTAATTTTGGTCGTGTCGTTGCGGAAGCCACAATCGCTTCACCTACTAGTTTAACAGAAGTACGTAACGGAACGGCAACTCTTTTTAAATGCATGCCAATCATTGTTTGTCCAATATCTATTCCCGCATGCGCCTGAATTTCCTCTACCACTACCGGATCAATCATCTTACTAAATGCATGTGCACTCAGCGATCCGCCCGCTTTTGGTGCCGGAATAACAGCGACAGGCTCCCAACCATATTTTTCAGCTGCTCGACGTTCTACTGTCAAAGCTCGGTTAATATGTTCACAACCTTGGAACGCTAAAAAAAGATGGTGGCGAGCTGCGAATTTTTCTAGAGGTTCAAACAAACTTTCTGCAATATCAAGTCCGCCGCCTGTTCCGATGCGCTTACCTGCTACTTCTGATGTTGAACAGCCGACTACAAACACTTGGCCTTTCCTGAACTCGATCTGCTGCTCAAATTCGCTTAAAACCTCTTCAAGTTGCAATTGCCATAAAGTTTGCATGTCGACTCCTCCTTATTTTTCGAGGTCTGTGATTTTTTGAATGCGTTTTTCGTGTCTGCCGCCTTCAAATTCTTCAGTCAACCAAGTTTGAGCTATTTCACGAGCAAGTCCTGGACCAATTACACGCTCACCCATCGCTAAAATATTAGAATCATTATGCCCTCTTGTCGCTTTTGCACTGAAGACATCATGAACAAGTGCACAACGAATGCCTTTGACTTTGTTGGCAGAGATGGACATGCCGATACCTGTTCCACAAATCAAAATTCCACGATCAAATTCTCCACTTGCTACACGATCTGCTACAGGTTTTGCATAATCTGGATAGTCTACTGAATCGTCAGTATGTGGACCAAAGTCTTGGTATTCGATACCAATTTCATTCATTAAGTTAACGATTTCTTTACGCAGGTTATTGCCGCCGTGATCTGATGAGATTGCCACTTTCATAATAAACCCTCTTTTCTTGAAATCAAATTTATAGATCCGTAAAAGCGGCTTTGTCGAATTATGCCGAAAACCTTTTACGCTTTAAATCAATTCTACCATTTTCACGCAAAAAAGACAGACTAGCCTCTCGGATTGTCTGCCTTTCGTTTACGCTATTTTCATGATTAGTTTATCAATTAGCAATTTTAACTCTTGAAACGTTTTTTCATAAAGTGGAATTGGTCCCCCATATGGATCACTAACATCCTCTGTTGAACCAGCCGCAAATTCTTTTATAGTAAAAAGCTTTGTTGCTATTTCCGGATAAGCTTGTAATATTGCTGTTTTATGAGAGTTGGTCATTGTCAACACAAGTTCTGCCCACTCCAAATTTTCACTACTTAATGGTTTTGAAGTATGACTAAAAGAGATTTGTTGTTGGTTTAATACCGACTGCGCATTTTCAGAAAGAGGGGCTGTTCCTGCAAATATACCTGCAGAACGAGCTTCTACTCCTTCTACTTTTTTGGCGGTCAAAATTGCTTCGGCCATCGGACTGCGGCATGTATTCCCTGTACAAACAAAAAGAATTTTCATTGTGCCTCTCCTTTCACCTAATCAACTAAACCACTTGTGGTCTGCAGCTTTTTCAAGTCTGTTCATTAAAGCATCTTGGTCTTGTCCATCCGATTTAACTGTCGCCAAAATCAAATCGATGTTTGCTAAATCACAATCTCGCAAACTAGCATATAAACTTTCCATCGATAATGGGAAATTAAAATCCGCAATTGGATAATCCATTTCACTAATAACCGCTACACGCTTTCCTTTTTCTTGGACATGTTGGATCGCTTTTTCAATCAACCCTTTTTTGTCTTCAATCAAATATAAAGGTGCGGTCGGTGCATAATGCATATATTTCATGCCTGGTGATTTGGGCACATTGTCTTTATTTCCAGACGATGTACGAATTGTTCCGATCACTGTTTCGATTTGCTCTTTTGTTATTTTCCCTGGGCGCAATATAACGGGTGGTTCACAAGTCATGTCTAAAACCGTAGATTCAATGCCAATTTCTGTAGCTCCACCATCTAAAATTAACGGAATTCTTCCTTCC is part of the Planococcus sp. PAMC 21323 genome and encodes:
- the upp gene encoding uracil phosphoribosyltransferase, with the protein product MGKVYVFDHPLIQHKVTHIRDKSTGTKEFRELVDEIATLMAFEITRDLPLEEIDVETPVQMAKSNVLAGKKLGVVPILRAGIGMVDGILKLIPAAKVGHIGLYRDPVTLQPVEYYLKLPSDVQEREFIVVDPMLATGGSAIEAVNSMKKRGAVKIRFMCIIAAPEGVEALQEAHPDVDIFIAALDEKLNEKGYIVPGLGDAGDRLFGTK
- a CDS encoding sensor domain-containing phosphodiesterase; the encoded protein is MHTHELMNDKNVIIEWLRRLGVKFHTSFLVVNSEIEEQPIVYANEAFFKMIGYSEEETLGRNGRFLHGEKTSPEVGATIHDCIAKGETGIFEIINYRKNGTPFWNELSIQPLTFPEKNLKFTLLLQNDITERKRTEALVKLQKQTYKKIENGNKLSSILQNICDTCESFFIDGAKCTVLLIDNEERIYTIGATESMPKSFEEEIIGLKVEEDIGTCGAAFHRGQPVVVKDMTTDYLWRNHQQLVEQHGLVSSWSIPILSVEDEVVGTFGIYFPATAIPYDKDLKFMEGVASIVSLAIKYSHQHEEILRLAYRDGDTNLPNRNYFRDEIDKLLKIGKEGFVAFISTDEYTKVVDQYGHRAGDTLMTEIGRRLMLHQNVSENLIARFSDSTLSMYSITPFTKIPDYLEQLMHGFTDPIKVGDMELFLTLKIGVAIVMPHQKDSEELIRCSDSALSQAKLRTGEAICYFESELDEFLMRDLRVANELTVALNRNEIAVHLQPKVDLETGEILSFEALARWTSPDLGVIPPDIFIPAAEKNGKIRLVEKSILEQVLGWMKKRADQGLKLRQVAINISAEHFFHHSFVRNLMNMTSMYGIDPKWIRLEITERIGFVDIETANKIFKNLKYFGFTTAIDDFGTGYSSLSYLQKLPIEELKIDRSFVSNMDEAGTLAIVHTIIQLANNLNMHAVAEGIETEKERRILLSLGCKVGQGYLFYKPMSLDEAYLL
- the glyA gene encoding serine hydroxymethyltransferase, giving the protein MELIKAQDPAVYEAMNAEKERQEANIELIASENFVSQAVMDAQGSVLTNKYAEGYPGKRYYGGCEHVDVVENIARDRLKEIFGAEHANVQPHSGSQANMAVYTAVLEKGDTILGMNLNHGGHLTHGSKVNFSGMQYNFVEYGVTQEEQLIDYEAVRQVALEHKPKMIVAGASAYSRQLDFAKFREIADEIGAYLMVDMAHIAGLVATGAHSNPVPHAHFVTSTTHKTLRGPRGGLILCKEEFAKKIDKTIFPGIQGGPLMHVIAAKAVAFGEAQKPEFKTYIEQVVKNADALAKALIAEGVNIVSGGTDNHLLLLDLRSLNLTGKVAEHVLDEVGITTNKNTIPFDPESPFVTSGIRLGTAAVTSRGFKEEDMKEIAMIMAMLLKKPEDENVKKEAAERVAKLTAAHALYK
- a CDS encoding TIGR01440 family protein; this translates as MQTLWQLQLEEVLSEFEQQIEFRKGQVFVVGCSTSEVAGKRIGTGGGLDIAESLFEPLEKFAARHHLFLAFQGCEHINRALTVERRAAEKYGWEPVAVIPAPKAGGSLSAHAFSKMIDPVVVEEIQAHAGIDIGQTMIGMHLKRVAVPLRTSVKLVGEAIVASATTRPKLIGGERARYNRELVQSREGYTDGID
- the rpiB gene encoding ribose 5-phosphate isomerase B; the encoded protein is MKVAISSDHGGNNLRKEIVNLMNEIGIEYQDFGPHTDDSVDYPDYAKPVADRVASGEFDRGILICGTGIGMSISANKVKGIRCALVHDVFSAKATRGHNDSNILAMGERVIGPGLAREIAQTWLTEEFEGGRHEKRIQKITDLEK
- a CDS encoding low molecular weight protein arginine phosphatase, whose translation is MKILFVCTGNTCRSPMAEAILTAKKVEGVEARSAGIFAGTAPLSENAQSVLNQQQISFSHTSKPLSSENLEWAELVLTMTNSHKTAILQAYPEIATKLFTIKEFAAGSTEDVSDPYGGPIPLYEKTFQELKLLIDKLIMKIA
- a CDS encoding L-threonylcarbamoyladenylate synthase encodes the protein MKTEMIVVDKNVDEEKSYAQAVGKLEIGEVVAFPTETVYGLGADATNFEAVAKIFEAKGRPADNPLIVHVDSKESALNYVQEVSPKALQCMDAFWPGALTLIMQAKPETFASNVTASLETVGVRVPNHPVALKLLQRVKLPLAAPSANTSGKPSPTLAKHVLHDMEGRIPLILDGGATEIGIESTVLDMTCEPPVILRPGKITKEQIETVIGTIRTSSGNKDNVPKSPGMKYMHYAPTAPLYLIEDKKGLIEKAIQHVQEKGKRVAVISEMDYPIADFNFPLSMESLYASLRDCDLANIDLILATVKSDGQDQDALMNRLEKAADHKWFS